Proteins co-encoded in one Chrysemys picta bellii isolate R12L10 chromosome 13, ASM1138683v2, whole genome shotgun sequence genomic window:
- the LOC101949003 gene encoding olfactory receptor 6B1-like: MADGEWRNQTSITEFILLGFGNLSELQTLLFLLFLVIYIVTMAGNIFIIALVVADQHLHTPMYFFLGNLSCLETCYSSTILPRILTSLLTGDRTISFSRCFMQFYLFACLAGTECYLLSVMSYDRYLAICKPLHYAALMNGRFCLQLAAGSWISGFVTNSVTIFFMSQLTFCGPNEIDHFFCDFTPIIRLSCSDSHLMQLVAFILASIYTLPPFILTLMSYICIMITLLRIHSSIERQKAFSTCSSHLIVVTSFYGTLIIVYMLPDVTMLRDLHKLFSVFYTVLTPLANPLIYSLRNREVKEALRKALRKCLASQESRNSKQFL; this comes from the coding sequence ATGGCAGATGGAGAGTGGAGAAATCAAACGTCCATCACAGAATTTATCCTCCTGGGATTCGGTAACCTCTCTGAGCTGCAGacccttctcttcctgctgtttcttGTAATCTATATTGTGACCATGGCTGGAAACATCTTCATCATTGCTCTtgttgtggctgatcagcaccttcacacccccatgtacttcttcctggggaacttgtcctgcttggagacctgctacagctccaccatcctgcccaggattctgaccagtctcctgactggggacagaaccatttcaTTTAGCAGGTGTTTCatgcaattttatttatttgcttgccTGGCCGGTACCGAGTGTTATCTCCTCTCtgtgatgtcttatgatcggtatttagctaTATGTAAGCCACTGCATTATGCTGCCCTTATGAATGGCAGGTTCTGCCTCCAGCTAGCAGCTGGATCATGGATAAGTGGATTTGTGACTAACTCCGTAACAATATTTTTCATgtcacaattaactttttgtGGTCCCAATGAAATTGACCACTTCTTTTGTGATTTCACTCCTATCATAAGACTCTCCTGCAGTGACTCTCATTTAATGCAACTTGTGGCTTTCATTCTGGCTTCCATATATACACTGCCTCCTTTTATATTAACTCTGATGTCCTATATTTGTATCATGATAACCCTCCTGAGGATTCATTCCAGCATAGAGAGGCAGAAGGCCTTTTCCacttgctcctctcacctcattgtggtgacaaGTTTCTATGGAACCCTGATCATTGTCTACATGCTGCCAGATGTCACCATGCTGAGAGACCTACACAAACTGTTCTCTGTTTTCTAcacagtcctgactcccctggccaatcccctcatctacagtctgagaaacagagaggtcaaggaggCCCTGAGAAAAGCCCTCAGGAAATGTTTGGCCTCACAAGAATCCAGAAATTCCAAGCAATTTTTGTAA